One Megalops cyprinoides isolate fMegCyp1 chromosome 23, fMegCyp1.pri, whole genome shotgun sequence genomic region harbors:
- the slc25a3a gene encoding solute carrier family 25 member 3a isoform X1 yields MYPTTLTQLARANPFSAPLFTLRQVEEPRQSTTEHGHSNRRFAAAAVADSDVSCEFGSMKYYALCGFGGILSCGLTHTVVVPLDLVKCRIQVNPDKYKTIFNGFSITLREDGVRGLGKGWAPTFIGYSMQGLCKFGFYEVFKIVYSDFLGEENAYLWRTSLYLASSASAEFFADVALAPMEACKVRIQTQPGYANTLRECAPKMYAEEGLWAFYKGVVPLWMRQIPYTMMKFACFERTVEALYKHVVPKPRSECSKPEQLVVTFVAGYIAGVFCAVVSHPADSVVSVLNKEKGSTAVQVLKRLGPRGVWKGLVARIIMIGTLTALQWFIYDSVKVYFRLPRPPPPEMPESLKKKLGLAE; encoded by the exons ATGTACCCCACCACGTTGACACAGCTGGCCCGGGCGAACCCCTTCAGCGCCCCGTTATTCACCCTGCGGCAGGTCGAAGAGCCCAGACAGAGCACCACAGAGCATGGGCACAGCAATCGCAGGTTTGCGGCTGCTGCTGTGGCCG ACTCGGACGTGAGCTGTGAGTTTGGCTCCATGAAATATTACGCCCTGTGCGGCTTCGGGGGCATCCTCAGCTGCGGACTCACGCACACGGTGGTCGTGCCCCTCGACCTGGTCAAGTGCCGCATTCAG GTGAACCCAGACAAGTACAAGACCATTTTCAACGGCTTCTCTATCACCCTGAGGGAAGATGGTGTCAGGGGTTTGGGTAAGGGCTGGGCCCCCACCTTCATCGGGTACTCCATGCAGGGTCTCTGCAAGTTCGGCTTCTACGAGGTCTTCAAGATCGTGTACAGCGACTTCCTGGGAGAG GAAAATGCCTACCTGTGGAGGACTTCCCTGTACTTGGCATCATCAGCCAGTGCCGAGTTCTTTGCCGATGTCGCTCTGGCCCCCATGGAGGCATGTAAAGTGCGCATCCAGACCCAGCCAGGCTACGCCAACACCCTGAGGGAGTGTGCACCAAAGATGTATGCCGAGGAGGGGCTGTGGGC GTTTTACAAGGGCGTGGTCCCCCTGTGGATGAGGCAGATCCCCTACACCATGATGAAGTTCGCCTGCTTCGAGCGCACGGTGGAGGCACTCTACAAGCACGTGGTGCCCAAGCCACGCAGCGAGTGCTCCAAGCCAGAGCAGCTGGTCGTCACCTTCGTGGCCGGTTACAtag CCGGAGTATTCTGCGCCGTTGTGTCCCACCCCGCTGACTCTGTGGTCTCTGTGCTCAACAAAGAGAAAGGCAGCACCGCCGTGCAGGTGCTCAAGAGGCTCGGACCCAGAG GTGTGTGGAAGGGACTGGTGGCCCGCATCATCATGATCGGAACTCTGACGGCCCTGCAGTGGTTCATCTACGACTCGGTGAAGGTGTACTTccgcctgccccgcccccctccccccgagaTGCCCGAGTCCCTGAAGAAGAAGCTGGGGCTGGCGGAGTAA
- the slc25a3a gene encoding solute carrier family 25 member 3a isoform X3 — protein sequence MGTAIAGLRLLLWPVNPDKYKTIFNGFSITLREDGVRGLGKGWAPTFIGYSMQGLCKFGFYEVFKIVYSDFLGEENAYLWRTSLYLASSASAEFFADVALAPMEACKVRIQTQPGYANTLRECAPKMYAEEGLWAFYKGVVPLWMRQIPYTMMKFACFERTVEALYKHVVPKPRSECSKPEQLVVTFVAGYIAGVFCAVVSHPADSVVSVLNKEKGSTAVQVLKRLGPRGVWKGLVARIIMIGTLTALQWFIYDSVKVYFRLPRPPPPEMPESLKKKLGLAE from the exons ATGGGCACAGCAATCGCAGGTTTGCGGCTGCTGCTGTGGCCG GTGAACCCAGACAAGTACAAGACCATTTTCAACGGCTTCTCTATCACCCTGAGGGAAGATGGTGTCAGGGGTTTGGGTAAGGGCTGGGCCCCCACCTTCATCGGGTACTCCATGCAGGGTCTCTGCAAGTTCGGCTTCTACGAGGTCTTCAAGATCGTGTACAGCGACTTCCTGGGAGAG GAAAATGCCTACCTGTGGAGGACTTCCCTGTACTTGGCATCATCAGCCAGTGCCGAGTTCTTTGCCGATGTCGCTCTGGCCCCCATGGAGGCATGTAAAGTGCGCATCCAGACCCAGCCAGGCTACGCCAACACCCTGAGGGAGTGTGCACCAAAGATGTATGCCGAGGAGGGGCTGTGGGC GTTTTACAAGGGCGTGGTCCCCCTGTGGATGAGGCAGATCCCCTACACCATGATGAAGTTCGCCTGCTTCGAGCGCACGGTGGAGGCACTCTACAAGCACGTGGTGCCCAAGCCACGCAGCGAGTGCTCCAAGCCAGAGCAGCTGGTCGTCACCTTCGTGGCCGGTTACAtag CCGGAGTATTCTGCGCCGTTGTGTCCCACCCCGCTGACTCTGTGGTCTCTGTGCTCAACAAAGAGAAAGGCAGCACCGCCGTGCAGGTGCTCAAGAGGCTCGGACCCAGAG GTGTGTGGAAGGGACTGGTGGCCCGCATCATCATGATCGGAACTCTGACGGCCCTGCAGTGGTTCATCTACGACTCGGTGAAGGTGTACTTccgcctgccccgcccccctccccccgagaTGCCCGAGTCCCTGAAGAAGAAGCTGGGGCTGGCGGAGTAA
- the slc25a3a gene encoding solute carrier family 25 member 3a isoform X2, with product MQNADSDVSCEFGSMKYYALCGFGGILSCGLTHTVVVPLDLVKCRIQVNPDKYKTIFNGFSITLREDGVRGLGKGWAPTFIGYSMQGLCKFGFYEVFKIVYSDFLGEENAYLWRTSLYLASSASAEFFADVALAPMEACKVRIQTQPGYANTLRECAPKMYAEEGLWAFYKGVVPLWMRQIPYTMMKFACFERTVEALYKHVVPKPRSECSKPEQLVVTFVAGYIAGVFCAVVSHPADSVVSVLNKEKGSTAVQVLKRLGPRGVWKGLVARIIMIGTLTALQWFIYDSVKVYFRLPRPPPPEMPESLKKKLGLAE from the exons ATGCAGAATGCAG ACTCGGACGTGAGCTGTGAGTTTGGCTCCATGAAATATTACGCCCTGTGCGGCTTCGGGGGCATCCTCAGCTGCGGACTCACGCACACGGTGGTCGTGCCCCTCGACCTGGTCAAGTGCCGCATTCAG GTGAACCCAGACAAGTACAAGACCATTTTCAACGGCTTCTCTATCACCCTGAGGGAAGATGGTGTCAGGGGTTTGGGTAAGGGCTGGGCCCCCACCTTCATCGGGTACTCCATGCAGGGTCTCTGCAAGTTCGGCTTCTACGAGGTCTTCAAGATCGTGTACAGCGACTTCCTGGGAGAG GAAAATGCCTACCTGTGGAGGACTTCCCTGTACTTGGCATCATCAGCCAGTGCCGAGTTCTTTGCCGATGTCGCTCTGGCCCCCATGGAGGCATGTAAAGTGCGCATCCAGACCCAGCCAGGCTACGCCAACACCCTGAGGGAGTGTGCACCAAAGATGTATGCCGAGGAGGGGCTGTGGGC GTTTTACAAGGGCGTGGTCCCCCTGTGGATGAGGCAGATCCCCTACACCATGATGAAGTTCGCCTGCTTCGAGCGCACGGTGGAGGCACTCTACAAGCACGTGGTGCCCAAGCCACGCAGCGAGTGCTCCAAGCCAGAGCAGCTGGTCGTCACCTTCGTGGCCGGTTACAtag CCGGAGTATTCTGCGCCGTTGTGTCCCACCCCGCTGACTCTGTGGTCTCTGTGCTCAACAAAGAGAAAGGCAGCACCGCCGTGCAGGTGCTCAAGAGGCTCGGACCCAGAG GTGTGTGGAAGGGACTGGTGGCCCGCATCATCATGATCGGAACTCTGACGGCCCTGCAGTGGTTCATCTACGACTCGGTGAAGGTGTACTTccgcctgccccgcccccctccccccgagaTGCCCGAGTCCCTGAAGAAGAAGCTGGGGCTGGCGGAGTAA
- the ldhba gene encoding L-lactate dehydrogenase B-A chain isoform X2 has product MVITWWYLYLALRRLCRQTWIMASVMQKLITPLASGPAEPPRNKVTVVGVGQVGMACAVSILLRELADEMALVDVMEDKLKGEMMDLQHGSLFLKTPTIVADKDYSVTANSRIVVVTAGVRQQEGESRLNLVQRNVNIFKHIIPQIVKYSPNCTLVVVSNPVDVLTYVTWKLSGLPKHRVIGSGTNLDSARFRYLMAEKLGIHSSSFNGWILGEHGDSSVPVWSGANVAGVSLQKLNPDIGTDADKENWKEAHKMVVDSAYEVIRLKGYTNWAIGLSVADLTESLIKNLNRIHPVSTMVKGMYGINDEVYLSLPCVLNNGGVASVVNMTLTDEEVGQLRKSAETLWGIQKDLKDL; this is encoded by the exons ATGGTGATTACGTGGTGGTACCTGTATCTGGCACTGCGGCGCCTCTGCAGACAAA CGTGGATCATGGCCTCTGTTATGCAGAAACTCATCACCCCCCTGGCCAGCGGCCCCGCTGAGCCCCCCAGGAACAAGGTGACTGTGGTGGGAGTGGGGCAGGTGGGCATGGCCTGCGCTGTCAGCATCCTCCTGCGG gagctgGCTGATGAGATGGCCCTGGTTGATGTGATGGAGGACAAGCTGAAGGGAGAGATGATGGATCTGCAGCATGGCAGCCTCTTCCTCAAGACACCCACGATTGTGGCTGACAAAG ACTACTCCGTGACAGCCAACTCCCGCATCGTTGTGGTGACGGCCGGCGTGCGCCAGCAGGAGGGTGAGAGCCGGCTGAACCTGGTCCAGAGGAACGTCAACATCTTCAAGCACATCATTCCCCAGATCGTCAAGTACAGCCCCAACTGCACCCTCGTTGTGGTGTCCAACCCAG TGGATGTCCTGACCTACGTGACCTGGAAGCTGAGCGGCCTGCCCAAGCACCGCGTCATCGGCAGCGGCACCAACCTGGACTCCGCCCGCTTCCGCTACCTGATGGCTGAGAAGCTGGGCATACACTCCAGCAGCTTCAACGGCTGGATCCTGGGCGAACACGGAGACTCCAGCG TCCCTGTGTGGAGCGGTGCCAACGTGGCTGGAGTGAGCCTGCAGAAGCTGAACCCTGACATCGGCACTGATGCTGACAAGGAGAACTGGAAGGAGGCACACAAGATGGTGGTGGACAG TGCTTACGAGGTGATCAGGCTGAAGGGCTACACTAACTGGGCCATTGGTCTGAGTGTGGCTGACCTGACCGAGTCCCTCATTAAGAACCTCAACAGGATCCACCCTGTCTCCACCATGGTCAAG GGCATGTACGGGATCAACGATGAGGTGTACCTGAGCCTGCCCTGCGTGCTGAACAACGGGGGCGTGGCCAGCGTGGTCAACATGACCCTGACTGACGAGGAGGTGGGCCAGCTGAGGAAGAGCGCCGAGACGCTGTGGGGCATCCAGAAGGACCTGAAGGACCTGTAG
- the ldhba gene encoding L-lactate dehydrogenase B-A chain isoform X1, with translation MASVMQKLITPLASGPAEPPRNKVTVVGVGQVGMACAVSILLRELADEMALVDVMEDKLKGEMMDLQHGSLFLKTPTIVADKDYSVTANSRIVVVTAGVRQQEGESRLNLVQRNVNIFKHIIPQIVKYSPNCTLVVVSNPVDVLTYVTWKLSGLPKHRVIGSGTNLDSARFRYLMAEKLGIHSSSFNGWILGEHGDSSVPVWSGANVAGVSLQKLNPDIGTDADKENWKEAHKMVVDSAYEVIRLKGYTNWAIGLSVADLTESLIKNLNRIHPVSTMVKGMYGINDEVYLSLPCVLNNGGVASVVNMTLTDEEVGQLRKSAETLWGIQKDLKDL, from the exons ATGGCCTCTGTTATGCAGAAACTCATCACCCCCCTGGCCAGCGGCCCCGCTGAGCCCCCCAGGAACAAGGTGACTGTGGTGGGAGTGGGGCAGGTGGGCATGGCCTGCGCTGTCAGCATCCTCCTGCGG gagctgGCTGATGAGATGGCCCTGGTTGATGTGATGGAGGACAAGCTGAAGGGAGAGATGATGGATCTGCAGCATGGCAGCCTCTTCCTCAAGACACCCACGATTGTGGCTGACAAAG ACTACTCCGTGACAGCCAACTCCCGCATCGTTGTGGTGACGGCCGGCGTGCGCCAGCAGGAGGGTGAGAGCCGGCTGAACCTGGTCCAGAGGAACGTCAACATCTTCAAGCACATCATTCCCCAGATCGTCAAGTACAGCCCCAACTGCACCCTCGTTGTGGTGTCCAACCCAG TGGATGTCCTGACCTACGTGACCTGGAAGCTGAGCGGCCTGCCCAAGCACCGCGTCATCGGCAGCGGCACCAACCTGGACTCCGCCCGCTTCCGCTACCTGATGGCTGAGAAGCTGGGCATACACTCCAGCAGCTTCAACGGCTGGATCCTGGGCGAACACGGAGACTCCAGCG TCCCTGTGTGGAGCGGTGCCAACGTGGCTGGAGTGAGCCTGCAGAAGCTGAACCCTGACATCGGCACTGATGCTGACAAGGAGAACTGGAAGGAGGCACACAAGATGGTGGTGGACAG TGCTTACGAGGTGATCAGGCTGAAGGGCTACACTAACTGGGCCATTGGTCTGAGTGTGGCTGACCTGACCGAGTCCCTCATTAAGAACCTCAACAGGATCCACCCTGTCTCCACCATGGTCAAG GGCATGTACGGGATCAACGATGAGGTGTACCTGAGCCTGCCCTGCGTGCTGAACAACGGGGGCGTGGCCAGCGTGGTCAACATGACCCTGACTGACGAGGAGGTGGGCCAGCTGAGGAAGAGCGCCGAGACGCTGTGGGGCATCCAGAAGGACCTGAAGGACCTGTAG
- the kiss2 gene encoding kisspeptin 2, which yields MSTFALLLAAAMVCHHGTMGRSPHGIPPAERTDISGSVHPERELDGVRGHSKETRDVKGPNSSDQPNLCFFLKDSEIESCRLRFARNKFNINPFGLRFGKRDWSNQSEAKNTRPTTSKLLPYLMYLREPEVPV from the exons ATGAGTACGTTCGCGCTGCTGTTGGCTGCTGCTATGGTTTGCCATCACGGAACAATGGGGAGATCACCGCACGGCATTCCACCTGCTGAGCGAACGGACATTTCAG GTTCTGTACACCCAGAACGCGAGCTCGACGGGGTCCGGGGACATTCCAAAGAGACAAGAGACGTCAAAGGTCCGAATTCCTCAGACCAGCCGAACCTCTGCTTCTTCCTGAAGGACAGTGAAATTGAGTCCTGCCGACTCCGATTCGCACGGAATAAATTCAATATCAACCCGTTCGGACTCCGCTTCGGAAAGCGCGACTGGAGTAACCAGTCTGAAGCCAAAAATACAAGACCCACAACCAGCAAGCTTCTCCCGTACCTAATGTACCTTCGAGAGCCAGAGGTGCCCGTCTGA